In Chryseobacterium camelliae, one DNA window encodes the following:
- a CDS encoding nucleoside recognition domain-containing protein — MVLSRIWSAFIIVAIAIASIKYISSDHYKTIFNDMVVGKGGDTVQIATQKMSALSPVVRDSLMRKPDFADSRIHYKTDSVKQDVKVYRVQEADGVIGTSETAVKICLGLVGIMTLFMGFMSIAEKAGGINLLSRLIQPFFSKLFPEIPKNHPAFGHMLMNFSANLLGLDNAATPFGLKAMESLQSLNTNKDTASNSQIMFLCLHAGGMTLIPVSIIAIRASMGSKTPTDIFLPCMIATFTATLAAMVIVSAYQKINLLRPVVIAYVGGISAIIALLVLYLVQLSKDELDGFSKVVSNGLILFIFLAIVLGATYKKINIFDAFIDGAKEGFWTCVKIIPYLVGMLIAISLLRTSGVFDVIIDGMKWVANAANVDPRFVDGLPTALIKPLSGSGARGMMVDTMSTFGADSFQGKLAAVLQGSSDTTFYVIAVYFGAVAVKNTRYTVVAMLLADLVGIITSIALAYLFFA; from the coding sequence CAAGTATAAAATACATTTCATCAGACCACTACAAAACTATTTTCAATGATATGGTGGTAGGGAAAGGCGGTGATACGGTACAGATTGCAACACAGAAAATGAGTGCCCTCTCTCCTGTAGTACGCGACAGCCTGATGAGAAAGCCGGATTTTGCAGACAGCAGGATCCATTATAAGACCGATTCTGTAAAACAGGATGTAAAAGTATACCGGGTACAGGAAGCTGATGGTGTAATCGGCACCTCTGAAACAGCCGTAAAAATATGCCTTGGGCTGGTTGGTATCATGACCCTGTTCATGGGTTTTATGAGCATTGCGGAAAAGGCAGGAGGGATTAATCTTCTCAGCCGGCTGATTCAGCCATTCTTTTCAAAGCTTTTTCCTGAAATCCCCAAAAACCACCCTGCCTTCGGGCACATGCTGATGAACTTCAGTGCCAATCTTCTTGGGTTGGACAATGCGGCCACTCCTTTCGGATTAAAGGCTATGGAGAGCCTCCAGTCGCTGAATACCAACAAAGATACGGCCAGCAATTCCCAGATCATGTTCCTCTGCCTGCATGCAGGAGGTATGACCCTTATTCCCGTTTCCATTATTGCCATCAGGGCATCCATGGGCTCCAAAACGCCTACAGATATATTCCTTCCGTGCATGATCGCCACTTTTACGGCAACACTTGCTGCTATGGTGATTGTTTCCGCATACCAGAAAATCAATCTCCTGAGGCCTGTCGTCATTGCCTATGTAGGGGGTATTTCAGCAATTATTGCCCTGCTGGTGCTGTATTTGGTACAGCTAAGTAAAGACGAGCTTGATGGTTTCAGCAAAGTGGTGAGCAATGGCCTTATTCTGTTTATTTTCCTGGCCATTGTCCTGGGCGCCACCTACAAGAAGATCAATATTTTTGATGCTTTTATCGATGGCGCAAAAGAAGGTTTCTGGACCTGCGTTAAAATCATCCCATACCTAGTCGGAATGCTGATTGCAATTTCCCTGCTGAGGACTTCCGGCGTTTTTGATGTGATCATTGACGGGATGAAATGGGTGGCCAATGCGGCCAATGTGGATCCAAGGTTTGTTGACGGACTGCCGACTGCTCTGATTAAGCCGTTATCCGGTTCAGGAGCCCGGGGAATGATGGTGGATACCATGAGTACTTTCGGTGCCGACAGCTTCCAGGGCAAACTGGCAGCCGTTCTCCAGGGAAGCTCAGATACGACGTTTTACGTTATTGCCGTATATTTTGGGGCTGTAGCTGTAAAAAACACCCGATACACGGTTGTTGCCATGCTTCTGGCGGATCTCGTTGGGATTATCACTTCCATTGCGCTGGCTTATTTATTTTTTGCGTGA
- a CDS encoding ATP-grasp domain-containing protein has product MKAYIQTSENGEFYNVNAFIAYEGLSHFGFETEKYIDADDLIDFHPEDIVVGGIGNVRKRLRHLKIFHPEKEIDYPEELKPFLKRKIWSSTINTLFENKDKWNIFIKTETKLFAGKIVADEKDFLGIISDDRDTEIWCSELMNFKTEWRCFIRYGEILDIRRYKGAWDTAFDVKTVQSALEAFTSRPRAFAMDFGLNNNNETVLVEVNDGHSLGTYGISALNYAKFLSARWSELTSTEDYLNF; this is encoded by the coding sequence ATGAAAGCATATATACAGACTTCTGAAAACGGAGAATTTTACAATGTCAATGCTTTTATTGCCTATGAAGGATTGAGTCATTTTGGATTTGAGACTGAAAAGTATATTGATGCTGATGATCTTATCGATTTCCATCCGGAAGACATTGTTGTCGGCGGTATTGGAAATGTAAGAAAGAGATTACGCCATCTAAAGATTTTTCATCCGGAAAAGGAAATTGACTACCCTGAAGAACTGAAGCCTTTTTTAAAAAGGAAAATATGGTCCTCAACCATCAATACCTTGTTTGAAAATAAGGATAAATGGAATATCTTTATCAAAACAGAAACCAAATTATTTGCAGGCAAAATTGTTGCTGATGAAAAAGACTTTCTTGGAATCATCAGCGATGATCGTGATACTGAAATATGGTGTTCCGAACTGATGAACTTCAAAACAGAATGGCGCTGTTTTATCCGGTACGGAGAGATTCTGGATATCAGGAGGTACAAAGGAGCATGGGATACGGCATTTGATGTGAAAACCGTTCAGTCAGCATTAGAAGCATTCACTTCAAGACCCAGAGCCTTTGCGATGGATTTCGGACTGAATAATAACAACGAAACGGTATTGGTTGAAGTAAATGATGGCCACTCATTAGGTACTTACGGGATCTCGGCTCTGAATTATGCCAAATTCCTTTCCGCGAGATGGAGTGAACTGACTTCTACGGAAGATTATTTAAACTTTTAA
- a CDS encoding ferric siderophore ABC transporter substrate-binding protein, translating into MKSHTIDRREENKDRIKSVLLSVLIWSAILLFVFLYKLTPKPAEPEKEVVTTMLVNFGDNRNGNGEEEPADQPGSLAAATEEVTADPVETAVPETKTTIEPQPETKKSEAKEKIITGNNPKVTIPKKEESKENKKSAASTSASKNTKKSGATTANSKTGNGDGKGTAAIGNLIRGRGTKAGSQGDGNGIGNAGDPLGGDGNGDSKVGIDRKLVGFIPGTMGRGGAQPANNCTASGTITIAYTVDKAGNVVSARRSGGTSDPCISSTAVSWVRKYVKAEKSSVSSTGSYKITF; encoded by the coding sequence ATGAAAAGCCATACCATAGACAGAAGAGAGGAAAACAAGGACAGGATTAAGAGCGTATTGCTTTCAGTCCTGATCTGGTCTGCCATCCTTCTGTTTGTTTTTTTATATAAACTGACCCCAAAACCTGCAGAACCGGAAAAAGAAGTGGTAACCACCATGCTTGTGAATTTCGGGGACAACAGGAATGGAAACGGGGAAGAGGAACCTGCTGACCAGCCGGGAAGCTTAGCCGCCGCAACTGAAGAAGTTACCGCTGACCCTGTGGAAACGGCGGTTCCCGAGACCAAAACAACCATCGAACCTCAGCCGGAAACAAAAAAATCCGAAGCCAAGGAAAAAATCATTACCGGAAATAACCCCAAGGTTACGATACCTAAAAAAGAAGAATCAAAAGAGAATAAGAAATCAGCGGCCAGTACCAGCGCTTCAAAAAATACCAAAAAATCCGGAGCTACCACAGCCAATTCCAAAACCGGAAATGGTGATGGCAAAGGAACGGCAGCAATCGGAAACCTTATCCGCGGGAGAGGAACCAAAGCAGGAAGCCAGGGTGACGGAAACGGTATAGGAAATGCAGGTGACCCTTTGGGAGGTGACGGAAACGGAGACAGCAAAGTGGGGATTGACAGGAAGCTTGTTGGGTTCATTCCCGGAACTATGGGAAGGGGAGGAGCGCAACCAGCGAATAACTGCACTGCCAGCGGAACCATTACCATTGCTTACACGGTAGATAAAGCCGGAAATGTAGTTTCTGCCAGGAGGTCGGGAGGCACTTCAGACCCCTGCATCAGTTCTACAGCGGTTTCATGGGTGCGGAAATATGTTAAAGCTGAAAAATCCAGTGTTTCTTCCACAGGATCTTATAAAATTACCTTCTAA
- a CDS encoding ExbD/TolR family protein yields the protein MKIQRKNKARPEFSLAAMTDVILLMLIFFMITSSAANQSAIDVKLPKTGAVDDNIPNPLTVSIKPDGSYFVDDVPVNRADLEHAIVNKLTSQTNKSFTIRADESTLHKDVVFAMEIAEKHKFNIAIATVKDK from the coding sequence ATGAAAATTCAGAGAAAAAATAAAGCACGCCCGGAATTCAGTTTAGCTGCGATGACAGACGTTATCCTGCTGATGCTGATCTTCTTCATGATCACTTCCTCCGCAGCCAATCAGAGCGCTATTGATGTGAAGCTGCCGAAAACGGGGGCGGTGGATGATAATATTCCTAATCCGCTGACCGTAAGCATCAAGCCGGACGGATCCTATTTTGTGGATGATGTTCCTGTCAACAGGGCAGATCTGGAACATGCCATCGTAAACAAATTAACCTCGCAAACCAATAAATCATTTACCATACGTGCCGATGAAAGCACGCTGCATAAAGATGTGGTTTTTGCCATGGAAATTGCTGAAAAGCATAAGTTTAACATTGCCATAGCAACCGTTAAAGATAAATAA
- a CDS encoding MotA/TolQ/ExbB proton channel family protein: MLLTELTQILFAQVTTSAVAEAPKKVFSFWEIMFHGGVFAKIVMVTVLLLGVFSVYLFFERFFFIKRMVSKTDPDFMNNIEDFIREGKIESAADYCKRQHSPEGRILEKGISRLGRPVSDIVSAMESQAQVEVANMEKNLNLLAVVPSIAPMLGLLGTVIGMIIAFFDLSNMEGAFSPKTLSEGIYTALGQTAVGLAVAIPANFFYNILLTRIDKFVLRAQNMSGEFLDLINKPL, encoded by the coding sequence ATGCTGTTAACGGAACTTACTCAGATTTTATTCGCACAGGTTACAACATCTGCAGTGGCAGAAGCACCTAAAAAAGTATTTTCATTTTGGGAAATCATGTTTCACGGAGGCGTATTCGCAAAAATTGTAATGGTTACCGTGTTACTGCTCGGGGTATTTTCTGTATACCTTTTCTTTGAGCGTTTTTTCTTTATCAAAAGAATGGTCTCAAAGACAGATCCCGACTTTATGAATAACATCGAGGATTTTATCCGGGAAGGAAAAATTGAATCTGCTGCAGACTACTGTAAAAGGCAGCATTCCCCGGAAGGAAGGATCCTTGAAAAAGGAATCTCCAGGCTTGGGCGCCCGGTTTCGGATATCGTAAGTGCCATGGAATCACAGGCGCAGGTAGAGGTGGCCAATATGGAAAAAAACCTGAACCTTCTTGCTGTAGTACCAAGTATTGCTCCGATGCTGGGGCTTTTGGGAACGGTAATCGGGATGATAATTGCTTTCTTTGACCTTTCCAATATGGAAGGTGCTTTCTCCCCAAAAACCCTATCGGAAGGTATTTACACGGCATTGGGACAAACGGCGGTGGGTCTTGCAGTAGCTATTCCGGCCAACTTTTTCTACAATATCCTTCTTACCAGAATTGACAAATTCGTGCTGCGAGCGCAGAATATGTCCGGAGAATTCTTAGATCTTATCAACAAACCTTTATAA
- a CDS encoding DUF885 domain-containing protein, with protein MKNIILKSILSLGLLAGITACRKSDSPLTKVTPSNLDSIASNYYEQYLKLYPLDATSQGDTRYNDQLPINIDKDFISGEVAFYSSVQKQLENVDYEKLSDESKTVYDVLDYTLQDKIEAYAYHPEYIPFTQFSGLPLTFPLYGSGQGPQPFKTTQDYDNWLKRMEKFPEWMNAATENFREGINSKMVLPKKLVIKMIPQMRAPEIISIDLKTNIFYGPINNFPKGFTKAQKDQYTTLYKESVTKNIIPAYTRMGDFLEKEYLPKARDTDGYNSLPNGNDIYRYYVKSWTTTKYTPEEINKTGLQQVAMLRAEMEKVKQQVGFKGTLEEFISYVKTDPKAMPYKTSKEVLDAFNAILTKITPKLKTMFSVTPKTKFEIRQTEKFREASASAEYIQGTADGKRPGIFYVPLPDPSKFNVTSGMESLFLHEAIPGHHYQVSLQQENTKLPKFMRFGWFGAYGEGWAHYCETLGPEFGLYTDPYQKMGYLSDQMLRAVRLVVDTGLHTGKMTREDAIKYFLNNIAYDEAGATAEVERYMAMPGQALGYKIGSLRIRELREQYQKELGKKFSLAKFHDEILNQGCLPLDVLNRKMELWAKKQK; from the coding sequence ATGAAAAATATCATCTTAAAAAGCATCCTCAGCCTGGGCCTGCTGGCAGGTATTACTGCCTGTAGGAAATCTGATTCTCCCCTGACAAAGGTTACGCCATCCAACCTGGACTCTATTGCCTCCAATTACTATGAACAGTACCTTAAACTGTATCCTTTGGATGCAACTTCGCAGGGAGACACCAGATACAATGACCAGCTTCCGATTAATATTGATAAAGATTTTATTTCCGGAGAGGTCGCTTTTTACAGTTCGGTTCAGAAACAGCTGGAGAATGTGGATTATGAAAAGCTTTCCGATGAAAGCAAGACGGTTTATGATGTCCTGGATTATACTCTGCAGGATAAGATAGAAGCCTATGCTTATCATCCTGAATACATCCCCTTTACGCAGTTTTCAGGCCTGCCGCTTACCTTTCCGTTATACGGGAGCGGACAGGGTCCTCAGCCGTTTAAGACGACCCAGGATTACGATAACTGGCTGAAAAGAATGGAAAAATTCCCGGAATGGATGAATGCTGCCACAGAAAATTTCCGGGAAGGAATAAACAGCAAAATGGTGCTGCCCAAGAAACTTGTGATTAAAATGATCCCTCAGATGAGGGCTCCGGAAATCATCAGTATTGATCTTAAAACGAATATTTTCTACGGACCGATCAATAATTTCCCGAAAGGCTTTACAAAGGCACAGAAGGATCAGTACACTACGCTCTATAAAGAATCCGTTACCAAAAACATCATTCCGGCTTATACCAGGATGGGTGATTTCCTCGAAAAGGAATACCTGCCTAAAGCCAGAGATACGGACGGTTACAACAGCCTTCCTAATGGGAACGATATTTACCGGTACTATGTAAAAAGCTGGACAACGACTAAATACACCCCTGAAGAGATCAATAAAACAGGCCTTCAGCAGGTTGCCATGCTCCGCGCTGAGATGGAGAAGGTAAAACAGCAGGTAGGTTTTAAGGGAACGCTTGAAGAGTTCATCAGCTATGTAAAGACAGACCCGAAAGCCATGCCGTATAAAACCTCCAAAGAGGTGCTGGATGCCTTCAATGCGATCTTAACCAAGATCACCCCTAAGCTGAAAACCATGTTCAGCGTAACCCCGAAAACAAAATTTGAAATCAGGCAGACCGAAAAATTCAGGGAAGCCAGTGCAAGTGCCGAATATATCCAGGGTACGGCAGATGGAAAGAGGCCTGGTATTTTTTATGTGCCGCTTCCTGATCCGTCTAAGTTCAATGTTACATCCGGCATGGAATCACTGTTTCTTCACGAAGCAATTCCCGGGCACCATTACCAGGTTTCTCTTCAGCAGGAAAACACCAAACTTCCCAAGTTCATGCGATTTGGCTGGTTCGGTGCCTATGGCGAAGGCTGGGCGCATTACTGCGAAACTTTAGGGCCTGAATTCGGGCTTTATACAGACCCATACCAGAAAATGGGCTACCTGAGCGACCAGATGCTGAGAGCGGTGAGGCTGGTGGTGGATACCGGGCTGCATACCGGAAAAATGACCCGTGAGGATGCCATCAAATATTTCCTTAACAATATTGCCTATGACGAAGCCGGTGCAACGGCAGAAGTGGAACGCTATATGGCTATGCCCGGACAGGCGCTGGGGTATAAAATCGGATCTTTAAGGATCCGTGAGCTAAGGGAACAGTATCAGAAAGAATTAGGAAAAAAATTCAGCCTGGCCAAGTTCCATGATGAAATACTGAACCAGGGATGCCTTCCGCTGGATGTTCTTAACAGGAAGATGGAACTCTGGGCAAAAAAGCAAAAATAA
- a CDS encoding DinB family protein, producing MITESLRSLYNRDLDKLKTELEAYQNEENLWKTDKNIANSTGNLVLHLVGNLNHFIGAQLGNTGYVRQRDLEFSLKDIPKAELIEKVKATAAMIDSVLSQLSDEDLKKEYPLVVFESAMTTDYFLIHLLTHLGYHLGQINYHRRLLDNRL from the coding sequence ATGATCACAGAAAGTCTAAGATCTCTTTACAACAGAGATTTAGATAAATTAAAAACAGAGCTGGAAGCTTATCAAAACGAAGAAAATCTTTGGAAAACTGATAAAAATATTGCCAACTCTACGGGTAACCTCGTCCTTCATCTGGTGGGAAATCTTAATCATTTTATCGGAGCGCAGCTTGGAAACACAGGATATGTAAGACAGCGTGACCTTGAATTTTCGTTGAAGGATATTCCCAAAGCGGAGCTTATTGAAAAGGTGAAAGCGACTGCTGCAATGATAGATTCAGTACTTTCTCAATTGTCTGATGAAGACCTGAAAAAAGAATATCCATTGGTTGTTTTTGAAAGTGCAATGACAACCGATTACTTCCTGATCCATCTGCTTACTCATCTGGGCTATCATCTGGGGCAGATCAATTATCACAGAAGATTGTTGGATAATCGATTATGA
- the nth gene encoding endonuclease III has protein sequence MTKKQRAELVQRELEKLYPQVPVPLDHTDPFTLLVAVALSAQTTDKKVNQVTPDLFRVAGTPQRMARLEVFEIKELIKEIGLSNQKAKNLKRMAELLIEKHGGQVPATYEELEALPGVGHKTASVVMSQAFGFPAFPVDTHIHRLMTLWKLTSGKNVVETEKDAKKIFPESAWNKLHLQIIYYGREYSPARGKGEKDFITKMMFEK, from the coding sequence ATGACAAAAAAGCAAAGAGCCGAGCTCGTTCAGCGCGAATTAGAAAAGTTATACCCTCAGGTGCCTGTTCCCCTGGATCATACCGATCCTTTTACGCTGCTCGTAGCAGTAGCCCTTTCTGCACAGACCACAGATAAAAAAGTCAATCAGGTAACGCCTGATCTCTTCCGGGTAGCCGGGACACCACAGAGGATGGCACGGCTGGAGGTTTTTGAAATTAAGGAACTGATTAAAGAAATAGGGCTTTCCAATCAAAAAGCCAAGAACCTGAAAAGAATGGCCGAACTACTGATAGAAAAGCACGGCGGGCAGGTTCCTGCTACGTATGAAGAGCTGGAAGCTCTGCCGGGAGTAGGGCATAAAACGGCTTCTGTGGTGATGAGCCAGGCCTTTGGATTTCCTGCCTTTCCCGTAGATACCCATATCCACCGCCTGATGACTTTATGGAAACTGACTTCCGGAAAAAATGTGGTAGAAACTGAAAAAGATGCCAAGAAAATTTTTCCTGAAAGCGCCTGGAACAAGCTCCACCTCCAAATCATTTATTACGGGAGAGAGTATTCCCCGGCACGTGGAAAAGGAGAAAAGGATTTTATTACGAAAATGATGTTTGAGAAATAA
- the bcp gene encoding thioredoxin-dependent thiol peroxidase, whose product MLKIGDHLPEFKGTNQDGKTIASSELIGKKLVVFFYPQANTPTCTVEACNLSDHYSELEKAGYTLLGISADSVKKQKNFHSKFAFPYDLIADENHDIVEKFGVWQEKNNFGKTYMGIVRTTFIFDEKGICVRVIDKVTSKTAAAQILEG is encoded by the coding sequence ATGTTGAAAATCGGAGACCATTTACCAGAATTTAAAGGCACCAATCAGGACGGCAAAACCATAGCTTCATCTGAACTGATCGGTAAGAAACTGGTGGTATTCTTTTATCCTCAGGCCAATACACCAACCTGTACGGTAGAAGCATGCAACCTCAGCGACCATTATTCAGAGCTCGAGAAAGCCGGATATACATTACTGGGAATCAGTGCGGATTCTGTAAAAAAACAGAAAAACTTCCACAGTAAATTTGCATTTCCTTATGACCTGATTGCCGATGAGAATCATGATATCGTTGAAAAATTCGGGGTTTGGCAGGAAAAAAACAATTTTGGGAAAACCTATATGGGAATTGTAAGGACCACTTTTATTTTTGATGAAAAAGGGATTTGTGTAAGGGTTATTGATAAAGTTACTTCAAAAACGGCCGCAGCGCAGATCCTGGAAGGGTAA
- a CDS encoding GNAT family N-acetyltransferase, protein MNLKKQNNQPEENSFYETERLIIQPVSLDDAAFILELHNSPNFIRYIGDRGLRSIHDAEQYINKRFIPQFERSGFGNYVITEKYGGKKVGAVGIFEREGLDVADIGFSFLGEFEGRGYGFEAATKVKSVGMVDFGLTKLSAITTKDNFASQKLIGKLGLKFKKYVTIPNDDEELMYFETE, encoded by the coding sequence ATGAACCTAAAAAAGCAAAACAACCAGCCCGAAGAAAATAGCTTTTACGAAACCGAAAGGCTTATTATCCAGCCGGTTTCATTAGATGATGCCGCCTTTATCCTGGAATTACACAACAGCCCGAACTTTATCCGGTACATTGGTGACCGTGGATTGAGAAGCATTCACGATGCAGAGCAGTATATCAATAAAAGATTTATTCCCCAGTTTGAAAGATCAGGTTTTGGGAATTACGTCATAACAGAAAAATACGGAGGTAAAAAGGTTGGGGCAGTAGGAATCTTTGAACGGGAAGGGCTTGATGTTGCCGATATAGGATTTTCCTTTCTTGGGGAATTTGAAGGTAGAGGCTATGGTTTTGAAGCGGCCACAAAAGTAAAATCCGTTGGCATGGTAGACTTTGGACTGACCAAATTATCTGCGATTACCACAAAGGACAATTTTGCTTCCCAGAAATTAATCGGGAAGCTGGGGCTCAAATTCAAAAAGTATGTAACGATCCCTAATGATGATGAAGAGCTGATGTATTTTGAAACAGAGTAG
- a CDS encoding mannose-1-phosphate guanylyltransferase, with amino-acid sequence MVRSDQYCVIMAGGIGSRFWPMSTQKFPKQFQDILGVGRTMIQQTYDRIRKIVPDENIFVITNKEYVSLSHQQLPEIPEQNIVGEPLAKNTAACNLYMANKIAEINPDAQMIVLPADHLILREEVFLEKASLAFEIASKNDYLITLGITPTRPDTGYGYIQFVDKKGSEYFKIKTFTEKPILEIAKSFLESGDFLWNAGIFVWSVKSILSAFDKYLPEMTQQFMACEYNADGEEGCIELIYPKLQKISIDNGILEKAKNVYVIPSDLGWSDLGTWTSVYENTEKDENQNAVKQKHVLTYHSSGNIVHIKNSNKAVVIDGLKDYIVVDTDKVLMICPREHDQLIKDYVLDLKNLKKGDKFI; translated from the coding sequence ATGGTAAGATCAGATCAATACTGTGTCATCATGGCAGGAGGGATAGGAAGCCGGTTCTGGCCGATGAGCACGCAGAAGTTTCCCAAACAGTTTCAGGATATCCTGGGTGTAGGACGTACGATGATTCAGCAGACCTACGACAGAATCCGCAAAATTGTTCCGGATGAAAACATATTTGTCATTACCAATAAAGAATACGTAAGTCTTTCCCATCAGCAGCTGCCGGAAATTCCGGAGCAGAACATCGTAGGGGAGCCTTTAGCCAAAAATACGGCTGCATGTAACCTTTACATGGCCAATAAAATTGCTGAAATCAATCCTGATGCACAAATGATTGTTTTACCGGCAGATCACCTTATCCTGCGTGAGGAAGTATTTCTTGAGAAAGCAAGTTTAGCTTTTGAAATTGCTTCGAAAAACGATTATCTTATTACGTTGGGCATTACACCCACAAGACCTGATACGGGATACGGTTACATCCAGTTCGTTGATAAAAAAGGATCCGAATATTTTAAAATAAAAACATTCACGGAAAAACCTATCCTTGAAATCGCCAAATCATTCCTGGAGAGCGGCGATTTCCTCTGGAATGCGGGTATTTTCGTGTGGAGTGTAAAATCCATACTTTCTGCGTTTGACAAATACCTCCCTGAAATGACCCAGCAGTTCATGGCCTGCGAATACAATGCCGATGGGGAAGAAGGGTGCATAGAATTGATTTATCCTAAGCTTCAGAAAATATCCATAGATAACGGGATCCTGGAAAAGGCCAAAAACGTATATGTCATTCCTTCCGATCTGGGATGGAGCGACTTGGGAACCTGGACGTCCGTCTACGAAAACACGGAAAAAGATGAAAATCAGAATGCCGTCAAGCAAAAACACGTCCTCACATACCATTCCAGTGGAAATATCGTTCATATAAAGAACAGCAATAAGGCTGTGGTGATAGACGGGCTTAAAGATTATATCGTAGTGGATACCGATAAGGTACTGATGATCTGCCCGAGAGAACATGACCAGCTGATTAAAGATTATGTGCTGGATTTAAAAAACCTCAAGAAAGGGGATAAATTTATTTAA
- a CDS encoding SprT-like domain-containing protein, translating into MSIHNLEKYLPPNTLQYLKIWFSDYYIHIKITRDRHSKLGDYRKLPDRSHEITINSTLAPQLFFFVLTHELAHLIAFEKYGRRIYPHGPEWKDTFRKMLLESLEVYEQDLRPIITRFSKSPKANFMSSPELVRYFHIGREEDDLQFMEELKKGDSFMYRNEKYLLEGLIKKNYLCRNLVTGRQYSFKPLARVKKCS; encoded by the coding sequence ATGTCTATTCATAACCTCGAAAAATATTTACCTCCCAATACACTTCAATACCTGAAAATCTGGTTTTCAGATTATTATATCCATATCAAAATTACCCGTGACCGGCATTCAAAACTTGGAGATTACAGAAAATTGCCGGACCGGTCGCATGAGATAACCATCAATTCCACATTAGCCCCTCAACTTTTTTTCTTTGTCCTTACGCATGAGCTGGCCCATCTGATTGCCTTTGAAAAATATGGGAGAAGGATTTACCCGCACGGGCCGGAGTGGAAAGATACCTTCCGGAAAATGCTCCTGGAAAGCCTGGAAGTGTACGAGCAGGATCTGAGGCCTATCATTACACGATTCTCCAAATCTCCCAAAGCCAATTTTATGTCCAGCCCGGAGCTAGTAAGATATTTCCACATCGGAAGGGAAGAAGATGACCTCCAGTTTATGGAAGAGCTCAAAAAAGGAGATTCCTTTATGTACCGTAACGAGAAGTATTTATTGGAGGGTCTGATCAAAAAAAACTATCTTTGCAGGAACCTGGTTACCGGAAGGCAATACTCTTTCAAGCCGTTGGCCAGAGTGAAAAAATGTAGTTAA